Within the Catalinimonas niigatensis genome, the region AGAAGTTCTTAGGTGACATCAAAGAAAAGGGTTACAACGAGTTCGTTTAAAACATCAATGTTTAATTAATTCATCATGAAAAAGGCGTTAATCACAGGAGTTACCGGACAAGACGGTGCTTACTTAGCCGAGTTTCTTCTAAAAAAAGGGTATGAAGTTCATGGAATCAAACGTAGAACTTCCCTATTCAACACTGATCGCATAGATCATCTCTATCAAGATCCACATGAGAAAGATCTGAAACTGAAGCTGCATTATGGCGATTTGACAGATTCTACCAATATCATTCGCATTGTACAGGAGGTACAACCCGATGAGATTTATAATCTGGGCGCTATGTCTCATGTAAAAGTTAGTTTCGATGAGCCTGAGTATACTGCCAACGTAGATGGGTTAGGTACGCTGAGAATATTAGAGGCAGTACGTATATTAGGACTACAGGAAAAAACCAAAATATACCAGGCGTCTACTTCAGAGTTGTACGGTCTGGTGCAGGAAGTACCTCAAAGTGAGAAGACTCCTTTTTACCCACGTTCTCCTTATGCAGTAGCTAAGATGTACGGGTTCTGGATTACTGTCAACTACCGTGAGGCTTACAATATGTTTGCAGTCAACGGAATTCTTTTCAATCACGAATCTCCAATCAGAGGGGAAACTTTTGTGACCCGCAAAATTACTCGCGCAGCAGCACGTATTGCTTTGGGATTACAGGATATCTGTTACCTGGGAAATATGGATGCCAAACGTGACTGGGGCCATGCCAAAGATTATGTGCAGGCCATGTGGCTAATCCTTCAGCAGGAAAAAGCAGAAGATTATGTAATTGCTACCGGGATAACCACAACTGTACGTGATTTTGTGCGTATGTCGTTTAAAGAGCTGGGTATAGAGCTAAAATTTGAGGGTGAAGGCGTAAACGAGGTGGGCAAGATAACAAGTTGCTCTAATCCGGATTTTCAACTTGAAGTAGGAAAAGAAGTTATCAAAGTAGACCCTGAATACTACCGTCCTACAGAAGTGGAGCTTTTGATCGGTGATCCTACCAAAGCCCGCGAACAATTAGGTTGGAAGCTGGAATATACTTTGGAAACTTTGGTGAAAGATATGGTACACTCGGATGTTGCGTTGTTCAAGAGGGATAAATTCCTCATGAAGGGCGGACACAAAGTGTACAGTTATCATGAGTAAAGATTATGGAAAAAAACGCTAAAATTTATATAGCCGGCCATAGAGGTATGGTCGGTTCTGCTATACTACGCAACTTACAGAGCAAAGGCTTTAGCAACTTTGTGCTAAGAACTTCCAGCGAGCTGGATTTAAAAAATCAGCAGGTGGTGGCAGAGTTCTTTGCAAAAGAAAAGCCTGACTATGTATTCCTGGCAGCAGCAAAGGTGGGCGGAATTCATGCCAACAATACTTATCGTGCTCAGTTTCTTTATGAAAACCTGATGATTCAGAACAATGTAATCCATCAGAGTTATGAAAATGGAGTGAAAAAGCTACAGTTTCTAGGATCATCCTGTATCTATCCAAAGATGGCGCCTCAGCCATTGAAAGAGGAATATCTGCTTACCGGCTTGCTGGAACCTACCAATGAGCCTTATGCCATTGCCAAGATAGCCGGTATCAAGATGTGTGAAGGTTACCGTTCCCAATATGGTTGTGATTTCATATCTACCATGCCTACTAATCTTTATGGCCCTAATGATAATTATGATTTAAACAACTCTCATGTACTTCCTGCCCTGATCCGTAAGTTCCATGAGGCTAAAGAAAATAAGGCGGAATATGTAGAAATTTGGGGTACCGGCAGTCCTAAGCGTGAATTTTTACATGTAGATGATCTGGCAGAGGCCTGTGTATATCTGATGGATAATTATAGCGAGCCTGAGCTTGTAAATATTGGTACAGGAGAAGATATTGCAATCAAAGATTTGGCCCTCATGATTAAAGAGATTGTGGGTTTTAAAGGTGAATTACGTTTTGATACGTCAAAGCCAGATGGTACTCCTCGCAAACTGATGGACGTGAGCAAATTGCATGGCTACGGCTGGAAACACAAAATAGGTTTGCGTGAAGGGATCAGTTCAGTATATAAAAAATTTAGAGAAGAAGTAGCCGTTTAACTTATAAAACTATGGCAAGGCTAAGTTTATCCAAGTCCAATAAAATCATTGGAGGAGTGTGCGGAGGCATAGCAGAGCATTACGGCTGGGATGCTACCCTTCTGAGAATTCTCTTTGTTGTTGCGGCATTCATAGGCTTCGGTTCGCCGGTAATTTTTTATTTAGTAATGTGGTTGATCATGAAACTTAGTTGATGGCTATTGGCTTTAAGAATAGTAAATACAAGGATAGAGCAGCTCAAAGCTTTGAGCTGCTTTTTTATTTAAGAATTACAAAACACTTCCTGTAGCAAAATCCATGAACCCAAACTCAGAATAAACCATCCAAATGATTTCTGTAGGCCGGAGGCAGAAAGATTTTTAGTGAAGATATTTCCGATGCATATACCCAAAATCGCTAAGCCAGTAATGGA harbors:
- the gmd gene encoding GDP-mannose 4,6-dehydratase, translating into MKKALITGVTGQDGAYLAEFLLKKGYEVHGIKRRTSLFNTDRIDHLYQDPHEKDLKLKLHYGDLTDSTNIIRIVQEVQPDEIYNLGAMSHVKVSFDEPEYTANVDGLGTLRILEAVRILGLQEKTKIYQASTSELYGLVQEVPQSEKTPFYPRSPYAVAKMYGFWITVNYREAYNMFAVNGILFNHESPIRGETFVTRKITRAAARIALGLQDICYLGNMDAKRDWGHAKDYVQAMWLILQQEKAEDYVIATGITTTVRDFVRMSFKELGIELKFEGEGVNEVGKITSCSNPDFQLEVGKEVIKVDPEYYRPTEVELLIGDPTKAREQLGWKLEYTLETLVKDMVHSDVALFKRDKFLMKGGHKVYSYHE
- the fcl gene encoding GDP-L-fucose synthase; translation: MEKNAKIYIAGHRGMVGSAILRNLQSKGFSNFVLRTSSELDLKNQQVVAEFFAKEKPDYVFLAAAKVGGIHANNTYRAQFLYENLMIQNNVIHQSYENGVKKLQFLGSSCIYPKMAPQPLKEEYLLTGLLEPTNEPYAIAKIAGIKMCEGYRSQYGCDFISTMPTNLYGPNDNYDLNNSHVLPALIRKFHEAKENKAEYVEIWGTGSPKREFLHVDDLAEACVYLMDNYSEPELVNIGTGEDIAIKDLALMIKEIVGFKGELRFDTSKPDGTPRKLMDVSKLHGYGWKHKIGLREGISSVYKKFREEVAV
- a CDS encoding PspC domain-containing protein, whose amino-acid sequence is MARLSLSKSNKIIGGVCGGIAEHYGWDATLLRILFVVAAFIGFGSPVIFYLVMWLIMKLS